In Solanum stenotomum isolate F172 chromosome 6, ASM1918654v1, whole genome shotgun sequence, one DNA window encodes the following:
- the LOC125868738 gene encoding uncharacterized protein LOC125868738, producing the protein MAGKGKNLSSNAKRRFHSSKAGLQFLVARIARFLKVGKYAKCVGAGALIFLAFVLEYLAAEVLEWAGIAVRNDKKTRIIPRHIQLAIRFDKELNQFLRDMTIPNGGVIQRIHNIFLPNNKTNTSKVVVTISQEEED; encoded by the exons ATGGCCGGTAAAGGGAAAAATCTTAGTTCAAATGCTAAAAGAAGATTTCATAGCAGCAAAGCTGGCCTCCAATTTCTAGTGGCTCGTATTGCCCGATTCCTCAAAGTTGGGAAGTATGCCAAATGTGTTGGTGCCGGAGCACTGATATTCCTTGCTTTTGTGCTTGAGTACCTTGCAGCTGAG GTGCTTGAATGGGCTGGAATTGCAGTGAGGAATGACAAAAAGACTCGGATCATTCCAAGGCACATTCAACTAGCTATTAGGTTTGATAAAGAGCTCAATCAATTTCTTAGAGATATGACCATTCCGAATGGTGGTGTTATTCAAAGAATTCACAATATTTTTCTGCCTAACAACAAGACTAATACTTCAAAGGTCGTTGTTACTATTTCTCAGGAGGAGGAGGATTAG